A stretch of Caenorhabditis elegans chromosome IV DNA encodes these proteins:
- the gtf-2H1 gene encoding BSD domain-containing protein (Confirmed by transcript evidence): protein MTRYKALVTDYFQNSSVEDILHRNEMLLDQQEMETWEMEEAMETDNNEVPPPENWCQSAGDLAKVRDVHSAVREICRQFWKSFPPIDKASEEKLNRMAGTLSKYRDDIRNSDISKENLTHCIQMIDLAVDKFEAYEMKKMK, encoded by the coding sequence ATGACAAGATACAAGGCTCTAGTGACAGATTATTTCCAAAATAGTTCAGTTGAAGATATTCTTCATCGAAATGAAATGCTTTTGGATCAACAAGAAATGGAGACTTGGGAAATGGAAGAAGCTATGGAAACGGATAATAATGAAGTTCCACCACCAGAGAATTGGTGTCAAAGTGCTGGGGATTTGGCAAAAGTTCGAGATGTTCACAGTGCGGTTCGTGAGATTTGCCGACAATTCTGGAAGTCATTCCCACCGATCGACAAGGCTTCAGAGGAAAAGCTCAATCGAATGGCTGGCACATTGAGCAAATATCGAGATGATATTAGAAACAGTGATATCAGTAAGGAGAATCTCACACATTGTATTCAAATGATTGATCTCGCCGTGGACAAGTTTGAAGCTtatgaaatgaagaaaatgaaatga
- the gtf-2H1 gene encoding BSD domain-containing protein (Confirmed by transcript evidence), whose product MSDESEALLRVDHVKYRKAGDGKSPIGRLALFTDFIEWRDNASPEVFTCKFIRINGQRVSPPHKSKVQLQLILKNEDQATFVFLNPSASKEDLVKERDAVKEALQSALVKHRHRVNELAKSVESQSKQVELQAKQKILQEDRNLEKLYQNLVATKLITPDDFWSDYYQKEGVSEDKIGINGAFLANIVQQEGTNGVRLNLNPEIIQAIYSTYPAVQKKNLELVPHEMSEENFWKKFFQSHYFHREREVLPNPKDPFAECVRDDEEEMTKMTAEKIQRKRFDLEHIDDNGLRDFIHKSESQQKSAKTTLIKRCNYLSEKILATSWRSGEAAPTTSAAANQKKGFGVLDRLVAETETRLESEDLATKEAEDEVQIVRISSSAKASQAKYSKPDMTRYKALVTDYFQNSSVEDILHRNEMLLDQQEMETWEMEEAMETDNNEVPPPENWCQSAGDLAKVRDVHSAVREICRQFWKSFPPIDKASEEKLNRMAGTLSKYRDDIRNSDISKENLTHCIQMIDLAVDKFEAYEMKKMK is encoded by the exons atgtcagACGAGTCGGAAGCGTTGCTCCGGGTTGACCATGTGAAATATCGAAAAGCTGGTGACGGAAAATCTCCAATCGGTCGGCTGGCTCTTTTCACAGATTTTATCGAATGGAGGGATAATGCGAGTCCCGAGGTGTTCACTTGCAAATTTATTCGCATTAATG gtcaaCGTGTCTCACCGCCGCACAAGTCGAAAGTACAACTGcaactaattttgaaaaatgaagatcaGGCGACATTTGTATTCCTGAATCCGAGTGCGTCAAAAGAAGATCTGGTTAAAGAACGAGACGCAGTGAAAGAGGCACTTCAATCGGCACTTGTTAAGCATAGGCATCGTGTTAATGAG ctggcAAAATCCGTGGAGAGCCAATCAAAGCAAGTGGAGCTtcaagcaaaacaaaaaattcttcaagaaGATCGAAATCTGGAGAAACTTTATCAAAATCTTGTCGCCACAAAACTCATCACTCCAGACGATTTTTGGAGTGATTACTATCAAAAAGAGGGTGTTTCGGAggataaaattggaattaacGGTGCATTTCTCGCAAATATCGTGCAACAAGAGGGTACAAATGGTGTTCGTCTAAATTTGAATCCCGAAATTATTCAGGCGATTTACTCGACGTATCCAGCTG ttcaaaagaAGAATCTGGAATTGGTACCACACGAAATGTCCGaggaaaatttctggaaaaagttCTTCCAATCTCATTATTTTCATCGTGAACGTGAAGTTCTTCCGAATCCAAAAGATCCATTTGCGGAATGTGTTCGGGATGATGAAGAGGAAATGACAAAAATGACTGCGGAAAAGATTCAGAGAAAACGTTTCGATTTGGAGCATATTGATGATAATGGGCTTAGAGATTTTATTCAT AAATCGGAATCTCAACAGAAATCAGCAAAAACTACACTAATCAAACGATGCAATTATCTATCAGAAAAGATTCTTGCGACTTCTTGGCGTTCCGGTGAAGCAGCTCCAACAACTTCAGCTGctgcaaatcaaaaaaagggATTCGGAGTTCTTGAT AGACTGGTTGCCGAAACCGAGACCCGCCTGGAATCTGAAGATCTCGCCACAAAAGAAGCTGAAGATGAAGTTCAAATAGTCCGAATCAGTTCATCAGCAAAAGCATCACAAGCCAAGTATTCAAAGCCAGATATGACAAGATACAAGGCTCTAGTGACAGATTATTTCCAAAATAGTTCAGTTGAAGATATTCTTCATCGAAATGAAATGCTTTTGGATCAACAAGAAATGGAGACTTGGGAAATGGAAGAAGCTATGGAAACGGATAATAATGAAGTTCCACCACCAGAGAATTGGTGTCAAAGTGCTGGGGATTTGGCAAAAGTTCGAGATGTTCACAGTGCGGTTCGTGAGATTTGCCGACAATTCTGGAAGTCATTCCCACCGATCGACAAGGCTTCAGAGGAAAAGCTCAATCGAATGGCTGGCACATTGAGCAAATATCGAGATGATATTAGAAACAGTGATATCAGTAAGGAGAATCTCACACATTGTATTCAAATGATTGATCTCGCCGTGGACAAGTTTGAAGCTtatgaaatgaagaaaatgaaatga